A region of Osmerus eperlanus chromosome 9, fOsmEpe2.1, whole genome shotgun sequence DNA encodes the following proteins:
- the tulp4b gene encoding tubby-related protein 4, whose product MSRTYEPGHSVGMLAAVEHGPILCSDSNILSLSWKGRVPKSEKDKPVCRRRYYEEGWLATGNGRGVVGVTFTSSHCRRDRNTPQRINFNLRGHNSEVVLVRWNEPFQKLATCDMEGGIFVWIQYEGRWSVELVNDRGAQVSDFTWSHDGTQALIAYRDGFVLVGSVSGQRHWSSEINLESQITCGIWTPDDQQVLFGTADGQVIVMDCHGRMLAHVLLHESDGIISMSWNCPSFLVEDSTESDTDTDDNAPPQVRNVKPLLTVSFISGDISLMNHYDDLSPNIICSGLKDVEVQWCSQGDLLAVAGMERHGLPTESTCASIMRNALVKFYNVQGEHIYTLETPAQRPITTICWGHRDSRLFLACGPALYVVRVEHRVASLQLLCQQGIASALREERDVGKLNMPSLLCSYVTTAFIPTIKPPIPDPNNIRDFVSYPTAGNERLHCTMKRAEDNPEAGGPCYTLFLEHLGGLVPILKGRRISKLRPEFVIMDPKTDGKADEVCVNAMISYMTDSCNCSDSSDMELSDEWVGKKSPKLSRGNRSPKHSRMNMESRKSPNLSRVTQEGPRSPRLPTRKAAVRSPSLTRREFSMDGITEHNYLAQVTSNIWGTKFKIVGLASFLPANLGAVIYKTSLLHLQPRQMTIYLPEVRKISLDFMSLPVFNPNVFSEDEDDLPVMGPSGVSGDNPPCTVNIPIAPIHSPAQAMSPTQSIGLVQSLLANQNIQLDVLTNPTATAAAAAAAASVPISEHSQEAVGAQYPVAARYSNPGQVIFNRVDMGPLLPGTLPPPPPPHHLPPQPHQPRSQSQQAHQQTSKPPQQIQIQIQMQQQQQKIQQHHQLQQHHQQMQQQHQQQIQQQHQQQIQQQQQQQQQQQIQQHQQQIQQQQQQHHHPQQQQAHQQLQQVQHQLQQQHQLQQLQLQQEHHQIQQQHQLQQQHQQLQLQQEQQQLQLQQEHHQIQQQQQQLQQQHQQLQMQQEHHQMQLQQEQMQLQQQHIRQQIQEMREQQHQLQQQHQQIQEQHQQMQRQHQQMQQQLKMQIALPPPPPTGYPTITLQQLQLLPPPQVPRPGNEPGGERGGEHGHTLKPSLPRSLPPSFMEADSSLELQMRKVNPPPPYPGTAVSAASASAAPAGLITNCDSPSVLVADPCLKKDEFSLHQVGLQYPTPLGYERITTFDSSGNVEEVCRPRRRLIRNQSSSYAVQAMGGSATLKVTSSESKKVQLPYSSATLSRLSVPRYSIPSGDPPPYPDPANQVTTNVPLAPSQRIDGSLIHATLRHDRRDVALKVPQMVDTSRTLPTKSKMNSALALSYQQRVPTALYTCTQCSSNSSSTSVSVSGGTSSSGIAGGTVVRQDFPPGKGAHHSTIIVHSKSTSPLASQSSYSLLSPGDNGRDRTVYVNSAFTEDETLNQQCHLEKSVRHLTLGEVSLTVKRPPPYQWDPSTTEEFWLSQGQAILPPPPGAHKPPPLIFSQAQHLDMTRLPFVITTKPPSSPSAVTFPSGYQISLSPFPPGVTHSGPPLQSMQSTSPQCATNEVINPVPFAQTEPSLVLPPGYLANLACCPLPPMYPGASSCTGLQLHPVTLHPWNPYPCPPPMHDQPPPLPTKTHQLLEKPVLSPPPTAPPPPPPPLPPPPPPTEIPNPKSATEELAGSANSFPEPSSLNESPVPQGSDKFSKKSRKRLDSRAEEASMTTVSEGRSKKEGRALSDFNSLISSPRLGGREKKKPKGQKEQLNKTKKLNRTANEFQDSSESEPELFISGDELMNQSQSSKKGWKSKRSLRMASELEEIKCRKANEREDRGLGSQGFVYVMANKQPLWNEATQVYQLDFGGRVTQESAKNFQIELDGRQVMQFGRIDGNAYILDFQYPFSAVQAFAVALANVTQRLK is encoded by the exons ATGTCCAGGACTTATGAG CCTGGTCACTCAGTCGGGATGTTGGCAGCCGTGGAACACGGTCCGATTCTCTGCAGTGACTCCAACATCCTCAGCCTCTCCTGGAAAGGCCGGGTCCCCAAGAGTGAGAAGGACAAGCCGGTGTGTCGGAGGCGGTACTATGAGGAGGGCTGGCTGGCCACGGGGAACGGGAGGGGAGTCGTGGGTGTGACGTTTACCTCCAGTCACTGCAGAAGGGACAGGAACACCCCCCAGAGAATCAACTTCAATTTACGGGGACACAACAGTGAG GTTGTCTTGGTGCGCTGGAATGAGCCCTTTCAGAAGCTGGCCACATGTGACATGGAGGGAGGCATCTTTGTGTGGATTCAGTACGAGGGACGGTGGTCTGTGGAGCTGGTGAACGATCGCGGTGCCCAG gtgAGTGACTTCACCTGGTCTCATGACGGCACTCAGGCCCTGATTGCCTACAGGGACGGTTTTGTCCTGGTGGGCTCCGTGAGCGGACAGAGACACTGGTCGTCTGAGATCAACCTGGAGAGCCAGATCACCTGTGGCATCTGGACACCAGACGACCAACAG GTGTTGTTTGGGACAGCAGACGGTCAGGTGATAGTGATGGACTGTCACGGTCGCATGCTGGCCCACGTCCTGCTACATGAGTCCGACGGAATCATCAGCATGTCCTGGAACTGCCCCAGCTTCCTGGTCGAGGACAGCACAGAGAGTGACACGGACACGGACGACAATGCCCCGCCTCAAG TGCGCAACGTGAAACCTCTGCTGACGGTCAGCTTCATATCTGGGGACATCAGTTTGATGAATCACTATGACGACCTTTCTCCTAACATAATCTGCTCAGGGCTCAAAG ATGTGGAGGTACAGTGGTGCTCCCAGGGGGACCTTCTGGCCGTGGCCGGGATGGAGCGACACGGGCTCCCTACGGAGTCCACCTGTGCATCCATAATGAGGAACGCCTTGGTCAAGTTCTACAATGTCCAGGGAGAACACATCTACACTCTGGAGACACCAGCCCAG AGACCCATCACCACCATCTGCTGGGGACACAGAGACTCCCGCCTGTTCCTGGCGTGTGGGCCGGCGCTCTACGTGGTCCGCGTGGAGCACAGGGTGGCCAGCCTCCAGCTGCTCTGCCAGCAGGGCATCGCCAGCGCCCTGCGGGAGGAGAGGGACGTGGGCAAACTAAACATGccctccctgctctgctcctACGTCACCACTGCCTTCATACCCACCATCAAG CCTCCAATCCCTGACCCCAACAACATCCGGGACTTTGTCAGCTACCCCACGGCAGGGAACGAGAGGCTGCACTGCACCATGAAGAGGGCGGAGGACAACCCTGAGGCGGGGGGGCCCTGCTACACTCTCTTCCTGGAGCACCTGGGCGGGCTGGTGCCCATCCTGAAAGGACGCCGCATCAGCAAACTACGCCCAGAGTTTGTCATCATGGACCCCAAAACAGACGGCAAAGCAG acgaggtgtgtgtgaatgccatGATCTCCTACATGACGGACAGCTGTAACTGCTCCGACTCCAGTGACATGGAGCTGAGTGACGAGTGGGTCGGCAAGAAGTCCCCAAAGCTCTCCCGAGGAAACAGGTCACCCAAACACTCCAG GATGAACATGGAATCTAGGAAATCTCCGAATCTGTCACGCGTTACTCAGGAAGGGCCACGATCACCACGGTTACCCACCAGGAAGGCTGCGGTTCGTTCCCCTAGTCTGACACGGAGAGAATTCTCCATGGATGGAATCACTGAG CATAATTACCTTGCTCAGGTTACATCCAATATTTGGGGGACAAAGTTCAAAATTGTTGGACTTGCTTCTTTCCTGCCTGCCAATCTTGGTGCAG TTATCTACAAGACCAGTTTGCTGCATTTGCAGCCGAGACAGATGACCATTTATCTACCAGAGGTTCGGAAGATATCTCTGGACTTCATGAGCCTGCCTGTCTTCAACCCCAACGTCTTCAGCGAAGATGAGGATGACTTGCCCG TTATGGGGCCCTCGGGTGTGTCAGGTGACAACCCTCCCTGCACAGTCAACATCCCCATTGCCCCCATCCACAGCCCTGCCCAGGCCATGTCCCCCACTCAGAGTATTGGACTGGTCCAGTCCCTGCTGGCCAATCAGAATATTCAGCTGGATGTCCTGACCAATCCCACGGCcacggcagcagcagcagcggcgGCAGCCTCAGTCCCAATATCTGAGCACAGCCAGGAGGCGGTTGGCGCCCAGTACCCTGTGGCAGCGCGCTACTCCAATCCAGGCCAGGTGATCTTTAATAGGGTGGACATGGGCCCTCTACTCCCTGggaccctgcctccccctcctcctcctcaccacctccctccacagccTCACCAACCACGCTCTCAGTCACAGCAGGCTCACCAACAGACGTCCAAACCTCCACAGCAAATACAAATTCAGATACAGatgcaacaacagcagcagaaaATTCAGCAGCATCATCAGCTGCAGCAGCACCATCAACAGATGCAACAACAGCACCAACAACAAattcaacaacaacatcaacagcaaattcagcaacaacagcaacaacaacagcaacagcaaattcaacaacaccaacagcaaattcaacaacagcaacaacagcatCATCACCCACAGCAACAACAggcacaccaacagctgcagcaggtgcagcaccagctccagcagcagcatcagCTCCAGCAGCTACAGCTGCAGCAGGAGCACCACCAGatccagcagcagcaccagctgCAGCAGCAACACCAGCAactgcagctgcagcaggagcagcagcagctacAGCTGCAGCAGGAGCACCACCAgattcagcagcagcagcagcagctgcagcagcaacACCAGCAGCTGCAGATGCAGCAGGAGCACCATCAAAtgcagctgcagcaggagcagatgcagctgcagcagcagcatatCCGCCAGCAGATCCAGGAGATGCGAGAGCAGCAGcaccagctgcagcagcagcaccagcagatcCAGGAGCAGCACCAGCAGATGCAGAGGCAGCACCAGCAGATGCAACAGCAGCTGAAGATGCAGATAGCACTGCCCCCTCCACCGCCCACCGGCTACCCCACTATCActctgcagcagctgcagctcctccccccgccccagGTGCCCCGCCCTGGCAATGAGCCgggcggggagagaggaggggagcacgGGCACACCCTGAAGCCCAGCCTGCCGCGgtctctgcctccatccttcATGGAGGCAGACTCCTCTCTGGAGCTCCAGATGAGGAAGGTGAACCCGCCTCCGCCTTACCCGGGCACGGCAGTGTCCGCGGCCTCTGCCTCTGCAGCCCCTGCGGGCCTCATCACCAACTGCGACAGCCCCAGTGTGCTGGTGGCAGACCCCTGCCTGAAGAAGGATGAGTTCTCCCTGCATCAGGTCGGCCTCCAGTACCCGACCCCATTGGGCTATGAGCGAATCACCACCTTCGACAGCAGCGGGAACgtggaggaggtgtgtaggCCGCGCCGACGACTCATCCGCAACCAGAGCTCATCCTACGCCGTCCAGGCCATGGGCGGCTCTGCCACCCTCAAAGTCACCTCGTCCGAGAGCAAGAAGGTGCAGCTGCCCTACAGCTCAGCCACCCTGAGCCGCCTCTCCGTCCCCAGGTACTCCATACCCAGCGGAGACCCGCCCCCTTACCCAGATCCAGCCAATCAGGTCACCACCAATGTCCCGCTGGCTCCTTCCCAGAGGATAGATGGCAGCCTGATTCATGCCACGCTCCGACACGACCGGAGAGATGTGGCTCTGAAGGTGCCTCAGATGGTTGACACATCGCGGACCCTGCCGACCAAGTCGAAGATGAACAGCGCCCTGGCCCTCTCCTACCAGCAGAGGGTGCCCACTGCGTTGTATACATGCACTCAGTGTAGCAgtaacagcagcagcaccagcgtTAGCGTCAGTGGAGGAACCAGCAGCAGTGGAATAGCCGGGGGAACCGTCGTACGGCAAGATTTCCCTCCTGGAAAGGGTGCCCATCACAGCACCATAATCGTGCACTCTAAAAGTACCTCTCCTCTAGCCTCTCAGTCCTCATACAGTCTCCTGAGTCCAGGTGACAACGGCCGAGACAGGACGGTCTACGTGAACTCTGCCTTCACTGAAGACGAGACTCTCAATCAGCAGTGCCATTTGGAGAAATCCGTGCGTCATTTGACCCTGGGGGAAGTTAGTTTGACGGTGAAACGTCCACCTCCATACCAATGGGACCCCTCTACCACGGAGGAGTTCTGGCTGTCCCAGGGTCAGGctatcctgccccctcctccaggagcaCACAAACCTCCACCGCTCATCTTCAGCCAGGCTCAACACCTGGACATGACGAGGCTGCCTTTCGTCATCACCACCAAACCTCCCAGCAGTCCCAGTGCCGTGACCTTCCCATCAGGATACCAGATCTCCCTGTCACCTTTCCCACCAGGTGTGACTCACAGTGGACCCCCACTGCAGTCCATGCAAAGCACCTCACCACAGTGCGCTACCAATGAGGTCATCAACCCGGTCCCCTTCGCTCAGACGgaacctagcctggtcctaccaCCGGGATACCTGGCCAACCTGGcctgctgccccctccctccaatgTACCCAGGAGCAAGCTCCTGTACTGGGCTTCAACTCCACCCAGTCACCTTGCACCCCTGGAACCCTTACCCGTGTCCGCCCCCCATGCACgaccagcccccacccctccctaccaAGACTCACCAGCTGCTAGAGAAGCCagtcctttcccctcctccgaccgccccaccccctccgcctccccctctcccccctcctcctccacccacggAGATTCCGAACCCTAAAAGTGCCACGGAGGAGCTGGCAGGGTCCGCCAACAGCTTTCCAGAGCCGTCCTCCCTAAACGAAAGCCCGGTCCCGCAGGGCTCGGACAAGTTCAGCAAGAAGAGTCGCAAGCGTCTGGACAGCAGGGCAGAGGAGGCCAGCATGACCACCGTCTCTGAGGGGAGATCCAAAAAGGAGGGCCGGGCCCTCTCCGACTTTAACTCCCTCATCTCCAGCCCGCGACTGGGCGGcagggagaagaagaagcctAAGGGCCAGAAGGAGCAGCTCAACAAAACCAAGAAGCTGAACAGGACCGCCAACGAGTTTCAGGACAGTTCGGAGAGTGAGCCTGAGCTGTTCATCAGTGGAGACGAGCTGATGAACCAGAGCCAGAGCAGTAAGAAGGGCTGGAAGAGCAAGAGGAGCCTCCGCATGGCCAGCGAGCTGGAGGAGATCAAGTGTCGCAAGGCTaacgagagagaggacagggggctaGGCAGCCAGGGCTTTGTCTACGTCATGGCCAACAAGCAGCCGTTGTGGAACGAGGCCACCCAGGTCTACCAGCTTGACTTTGGAGGACGAGTGACACAGGAGTCAGCGAAGAACTTTCAGATTGAGCTGGATGGCAGACAG GTGATGCAGTTTGGCAGAATCGACGGTAATGCTTATATCTTGGATTTCCAGTATCCTTTTTCAGCAGTGCAGGCGTTTGCCGTTGCCTTGGCAAACGTTACTCAAAGGCTGAAGTAA